From one Paeniglutamicibacter psychrophenolicus genomic stretch:
- the leuC gene encoding 3-isopropylmalate dehydratase large subunit has protein sequence MAAHQAAQTLAEKVWNSHVVRKGEGAGAARQPDLIYIDLHLVHEVTSPQAFEGLRLAGRPLRRPDLTIATEDHNTPTLDIDKPIADLTSRTQIETLRKNCAEFGVRLHSLGDKEQGIVHVVGPQLGLTQPGMTVVCGDSHTSTHGAFGALAFGIGTSEVEHVMATQSLSLKPFKTMSINVEGTLKPGVSAKDIILAVIAKIGTGGGQGYVLEYRGSAIRALSMDARMTICNMSIEAGARAGMIAPDATTYEYLKGRPHAPQGADWDSAVAEWDTLATDEGAGFDAEVFLDADTLEPFVTWGTNPGQGVSLSETVPAPEDFEDENARAACERALEYMDLKAGTPMKEIRVDTVFLGSCTNSRMEDLRAAAAIIEGRQKDPEIRMIVVPGSARVRLEAEAEGLDKIFKEFGAEWRFAGCSMCLGMNPDQLAEGERCASTSNRNFEGRQGKGGRTHLVSPLVAAATAIRGTLSSPSDLDAPSASAKVA, from the coding sequence ATGGCCGCACACCAGGCAGCACAGACGCTGGCCGAAAAAGTATGGAATTCGCACGTGGTGCGCAAGGGAGAAGGGGCCGGCGCTGCGCGCCAGCCTGATCTGATCTATATCGACCTGCACCTGGTTCACGAGGTGACTTCCCCGCAGGCCTTTGAGGGCCTTCGCCTTGCCGGGCGCCCGCTGCGCCGACCGGATCTGACGATCGCCACCGAGGACCACAACACCCCGACGCTTGACATCGACAAGCCGATCGCCGACCTGACCAGCCGCACGCAGATCGAGACCCTGCGCAAGAACTGCGCCGAGTTCGGTGTGCGCCTGCACTCCCTCGGTGACAAGGAACAGGGCATTGTCCACGTGGTCGGCCCGCAGCTGGGCCTGACCCAGCCTGGCATGACGGTTGTCTGTGGCGATTCCCACACCTCGACCCATGGCGCCTTCGGCGCCCTGGCCTTTGGCATCGGAACCTCCGAAGTCGAGCACGTGATGGCGACCCAGTCGTTGTCCTTGAAGCCTTTCAAGACGATGTCCATCAACGTCGAGGGAACGCTGAAGCCGGGGGTGAGCGCCAAGGACATCATCCTGGCAGTGATCGCCAAGATCGGCACCGGCGGCGGCCAGGGCTACGTCCTGGAGTACCGCGGCTCGGCCATCCGGGCGCTTTCCATGGACGCCCGCATGACCATTTGCAACATGTCGATCGAGGCCGGCGCCCGCGCCGGCATGATCGCACCGGATGCAACGACCTATGAATACCTCAAGGGCCGCCCGCACGCACCGCAGGGCGCCGACTGGGATTCGGCCGTGGCCGAATGGGACACGCTGGCAACCGACGAGGGCGCAGGCTTTGACGCCGAGGTGTTCCTGGATGCCGATACCTTGGAACCCTTTGTCACCTGGGGCACCAACCCGGGCCAGGGCGTCTCGCTCTCCGAGACCGTGCCGGCACCCGAAGACTTCGAGGACGAAAACGCCCGCGCGGCCTGCGAGCGTGCACTCGAGTACATGGACCTGAAGGCCGGGACGCCCATGAAGGAAATCCGGGTGGACACCGTCTTCCTTGGTTCCTGCACCAACAGCCGGATGGAAGACCTCCGCGCGGCCGCTGCGATCATCGAGGGTCGGCAAAAGGACCCCGAGATCCGCATGATTGTGGTCCCGGGTTCCGCACGGGTTCGCCTCGAGGCCGAGGCCGAGGGTTTGGACAAGATCTTCAAGGAATTTGGTGCCGAATGGCGCTTTGCAGGGTGCTCGATGTGCCTGGGCATGAACCCGGACCAGCTCGCGGAGGGGGAGCGTTGCGCGTCCACGTCCAACCGCAACTTCGAGGGTCGCCAGGGCAAGGGTGGCCGAACCCACTTGGTCTCCCCGCTTGTCGCCGCGGCCACCGCCATCCGTGGGACCCTGTCCTCGCCGTCCGACTTGGATGCCCCTTCCGCGTCCGCAAAAGTAGCCTAA
- a CDS encoding IclR family transcriptional regulator produces the protein MDTSSGVGVIDKAALILNALEAGPTSLAQLVSLTKISRPTVHRLAQALVHHRLVGKDIHGRFVLGGRLVELASAAGEDRLIAAAGPLLLQLRDSTGESTQVFRRQGDYRVCVASAERPVGLRDTIPVGTQLSMKAGSAAQVLLAWEDHERLLDGLQGARFTPTILAGVRRRGWAQSLGEREPGVASVSAPVRGPSGRVIAAVSMSGPIERLSRQPGRAHQEVVVQTANALSEALRKTGD, from the coding sequence ATGGACACATCAAGTGGCGTTGGCGTCATCGACAAAGCGGCCCTTATCCTCAATGCGCTTGAGGCGGGACCCACCTCCCTGGCCCAGCTCGTGTCGCTGACCAAGATCTCGCGGCCCACCGTGCACCGCCTGGCACAGGCCCTGGTCCACCACCGGTTGGTGGGCAAGGACATCCACGGCAGGTTCGTGCTGGGTGGGCGCCTCGTCGAGCTTGCCTCGGCCGCCGGTGAGGATCGCCTGATAGCAGCGGCCGGCCCCCTGCTGCTCCAATTGCGCGACTCCACCGGCGAAAGCACCCAGGTGTTCCGCCGGCAGGGAGACTATCGCGTGTGCGTGGCTTCCGCGGAACGTCCCGTTGGCTTGCGTGACACCATTCCCGTGGGGACCCAGCTTTCCATGAAGGCCGGTTCGGCGGCCCAGGTCCTGCTCGCGTGGGAAGACCACGAACGTCTCTTGGACGGGCTACAGGGTGCCCGGTTCACCCCCACCATTCTTGCCGGTGTGAGGCGACGCGGCTGGGCCCAAAGCCTCGGCGAGCGTGAGCCCGGCGTGGCTTCGGTCTCGGCTCCAGTGCGTGGGCCTTCGGGTCGTGTCATTGCCGCGGTTTCCATGTCCGGGCCGATCGAACGTCTTTCCCGCCAGCCGGGCCGGGCGCACCAGGAAGTGGTGGTCCAGACTGCCAACGCCTTGAGTGAGGCCTTGCGCAAGACCGGGGATTAG
- the leuD gene encoding 3-isopropylmalate dehydratase small subunit yields MEKITTHTGIGVPLRQSNVDTDQIIPAVYLKRITRTGFEDALFAGWRKDSSFILNQEPFSKGSVLVAGPDFGTGSSREHAVWALKDYGFKAVLSSRFADIFRGNSGKQGLVAAEVAQSDIELIWKEIENHPGTEVTVDLEARTVTCGSIIAPFAIDDYTRWRLMEGLDDIGLTLQHEEEVTAFEAQRPAFKPTTLPARYS; encoded by the coding sequence ATGGAGAAAATCACCACCCATACCGGAATCGGCGTCCCGCTGCGCCAAAGCAATGTCGACACCGACCAGATCATTCCGGCCGTTTACCTCAAGCGGATCACCCGCACCGGGTTTGAGGACGCACTCTTTGCCGGCTGGCGCAAGGACTCTTCCTTCATCCTGAACCAGGAGCCGTTCTCCAAGGGCTCCGTCCTGGTGGCTGGCCCCGACTTCGGCACCGGATCTTCGCGTGAACACGCGGTGTGGGCCCTGAAGGACTACGGATTCAAGGCCGTCCTTTCGTCGCGTTTCGCTGATATCTTCCGTGGAAACTCCGGCAAGCAGGGACTGGTTGCCGCCGAGGTGGCCCAGAGCGACATCGAGTTGATCTGGAAGGAAATCGAGAACCATCCGGGCACCGAGGTCACGGTCGACCTCGAGGCACGTACGGTCACCTGCGGATCGATCATTGCCCCGTTCGCAATTGACGATTACACCCGGTGGCGCCTAATGGAGGGGCTTGATGACATCGGCCTGACCCTCCAGCATGAGGAAGAGGTCACGGCCTTCGAAGCCCAGCGTCCGGCCTTCAAGCCAACCACCCTGCCGGCACGTTACTCCTGA
- a CDS encoding lysophospholipid acyltransferase family protein: MKESRGTETAFAIAAGIVRPIMNLMISRTWRDFDKLPEGGFILCPNHVTEIDPLVVGHAIYSSKRYPRYLAKESLFKVPVLGTILRNTGQVPVARTSAGASQSLKAAREVLDANGVIVIYAEGTLTRDPDLWPMRGHTGAARLALQTGAPVIPMAHWGAQELFPRYAKGLKLFPRKRVTVIAGDPVDLDDLRDVPLTRTVLLEATERIMRAIAKDVGVLRGQKAPDVLWDPADHGQAAQGRNFDNGTPPNETKDK, translated from the coding sequence ATGAAAGAATCTCGCGGTACAGAAACCGCGTTTGCAATAGCGGCCGGAATCGTTCGGCCGATCATGAACCTCATGATCAGCCGAACGTGGCGGGACTTCGACAAGTTGCCCGAGGGCGGTTTCATCCTGTGCCCCAACCACGTGACGGAAATCGATCCGCTGGTCGTGGGCCACGCGATCTACAGCTCCAAGCGCTACCCGCGGTACCTTGCCAAGGAGTCCTTGTTCAAGGTGCCGGTGCTCGGTACGATCCTGCGCAACACCGGACAGGTTCCCGTTGCCCGCACCTCTGCGGGAGCATCCCAGTCGCTGAAGGCCGCACGCGAGGTCCTTGACGCCAATGGCGTCATTGTCATTTACGCCGAGGGTACCTTGACTCGGGACCCGGACCTGTGGCCCATGCGTGGGCACACCGGTGCCGCGCGACTTGCCCTGCAGACCGGTGCCCCCGTCATTCCCATGGCCCATTGGGGTGCCCAGGAATTGTTCCCCCGCTATGCCAAGGGCCTCAAGCTCTTTCCCCGCAAACGGGTAACGGTAATTGCCGGGGATCCGGTTGACCTTGATGACTTGCGGGATGTTCCCTTGACGCGAACGGTCCTCCTCGAGGCCACCGAACGCATCATGCGTGCCATTGCCAAGGATGTGGGCGTCTTGCGTGGCCAGAAGGCTCCGGATGTCCTTTGGGATCCGGCCGACCACGGCCAGGCAGCCCAGGGCCGCAATTTCGACAACGGGACTCCGCCGAACGAAACAAAGGACAAATAG
- a CDS encoding NAD(P)H-dependent glycerol-3-phosphate dehydrogenase — protein sequence MRPAPRMIAVMGAGSWGTTFAKVLADSGADAGTEVMIWARRDEVAVEINTRHTNSRYLRETKLPGNITSSSSAAEVLAGAELVVLAVPAQSLREQLRSFKEFLEPNAVLMSLMKGLERDTDARMSEVISAEVEISPERIAVLSGPNLAMEIARKQPTASVVACTDIETATWIATLCSTDYFRPYTNTDVIGVEIGGIAKNVIALAVGICDGLGMGDNTKSSIITRGLAETTRLALALGGSYETLSGLAGLGDLVATCSSSLSRNNTAGRLLGQGLYLDEVNDRMSQTAEGIKSGRAVLDLATRHNVEVPITEAVVMVLEGTLSVENMGARLLGRQLKSEGELK from the coding sequence ATGAGGCCCGCACCAAGGATGATTGCCGTCATGGGCGCCGGAAGCTGGGGAACCACCTTTGCCAAGGTGCTTGCCGACTCGGGTGCCGATGCAGGCACCGAGGTCATGATCTGGGCCCGCCGCGACGAAGTCGCCGTGGAGATCAACACGCGCCACACCAACTCCCGCTACCTGCGCGAAACGAAGCTGCCTGGCAACATCACCTCATCTTCCAGCGCCGCCGAGGTCCTGGCCGGTGCCGAATTGGTGGTCCTGGCCGTCCCTGCCCAAAGCCTGCGCGAGCAGCTACGTTCCTTCAAGGAATTCCTGGAACCCAACGCCGTGCTCATGTCCCTGATGAAGGGCCTTGAACGCGACACGGATGCCCGCATGAGCGAAGTGATATCCGCCGAGGTGGAAATTTCACCGGAACGAATCGCTGTTCTTTCCGGCCCCAACCTGGCCATGGAAATTGCCCGCAAGCAGCCGACCGCTTCGGTGGTGGCTTGCACCGACATCGAGACGGCGACGTGGATTGCCACTCTCTGTTCCACGGACTACTTCCGCCCGTACACCAACACCGATGTCATTGGCGTTGAAATCGGGGGCATTGCCAAGAACGTCATTGCCCTGGCCGTGGGCATCTGTGACGGCCTGGGCATGGGGGACAACACCAAGTCCTCAATCATCACCCGCGGCCTTGCCGAAACCACGCGTCTGGCCTTGGCACTTGGCGGAAGCTACGAAACCCTTTCCGGCCTTGCCGGCCTGGGCGACTTGGTCGCCACCTGCTCCTCCTCGCTTTCCCGCAACAACACCGCGGGTCGGCTGCTGGGCCAGGGCCTCTACCTGGACGAGGTCAACGACCGCATGTCACAGACCGCGGAAGGCATCAAGTCGGGGCGGGCAGTGCTGGACCTGGCGACGCGCCACAACGTGGAAGTACCCATTACCGAGGCCGTGGTCATGGTTCTGGAAGGCACGCTCAGCGTGGAGAACATGGGAGCACGCCTGCTGGGGCGTCAACTAAAGTCTGAAGGTGAACTCAAATGA
- a CDS encoding DUF3515 domain-containing protein — MRFATVTVASMAGLLVLSGCASIANVQPADDAGNPLCAEMMVVLPPEISDQQKRQTNSQATAVWGDPAQLVLRCGVTPPPPSTDPCVSVNGVDWLAKEGDEAWTLTTYGRIPATELVFDPNVIPSSTVLATLSSAASKIPAERTCSTVSKTVDVP, encoded by the coding sequence ATGCGATTTGCCACTGTCACGGTCGCCTCGATGGCAGGACTGCTTGTCTTGTCCGGTTGCGCATCCATTGCCAACGTCCAGCCAGCGGACGATGCAGGCAACCCGTTGTGTGCCGAAATGATGGTGGTGCTTCCGCCGGAGATCTCGGACCAGCAAAAGCGCCAGACCAATAGCCAGGCCACCGCAGTGTGGGGCGACCCTGCCCAGTTGGTGCTGCGTTGCGGGGTCACTCCCCCGCCGCCGTCAACCGATCCATGCGTCAGCGTGAACGGGGTTGACTGGTTGGCCAAGGAAGGCGACGAGGCGTGGACCTTGACCACCTACGGGAGGATCCCGGCCACCGAATTGGTGTTCGATCCCAATGTGATCCCTTCCAGCACGGTTCTGGCGACCCTGTCATCGGCAGCGTCAAAGATCCCTGCCGAGCGCACGTGCTCGACGGTGAGCAAGACCGTGGATGTCCCCTAG
- a CDS encoding D-alanine--D-alanine ligase family protein, translating to MSQVNNHKPRVMLLFGGRSSEHPVSCVTAAGVLEAIDRDKYEVVPVGITREGAWTLVDQDVTTWSLANSQKPEVTAGTEVLRLTGEPGSHELLASDPTHVVRSLGDIDLVFPLLHGPFGEDGSLQGMLEMVDVPYVGSGIAASAIGMDKHFMKVVFEAAGFKVGPYVVIHDKQWERDQDACLESVRSLEYPLFVKPARAGSSVGISRVDTPDGLVAAIEAARIHDPKVIVEAGIVGREIECGVLEGRGSLPPRASMPGEIVVDNAGHTFYDFDAKYVDGAAAQLSCPAVLDAAATEEVRRLAADAFDAVNAEGLSRVDFFYTPEGKWIINEINTMPGFTPSSMYPHMWSKTGLGYAELIDELIHLGLNRKTGLR from the coding sequence ATGAGTCAAGTAAACAACCACAAGCCCCGGGTCATGCTGCTCTTCGGAGGCCGCTCATCCGAACACCCGGTCAGCTGCGTCACCGCCGCCGGCGTTCTTGAAGCAATCGACCGCGACAAGTACGAGGTCGTACCCGTGGGCATCACCCGCGAGGGAGCTTGGACCCTGGTGGACCAGGACGTCACCACCTGGTCGCTGGCCAACAGCCAGAAGCCCGAGGTGACCGCCGGAACCGAGGTCCTTCGCCTGACGGGCGAACCCGGCAGCCACGAACTGCTCGCCTCGGATCCGACACATGTTGTGCGCAGCCTGGGCGACATTGACCTGGTCTTCCCATTGCTGCATGGTCCGTTCGGCGAGGACGGGTCCCTGCAGGGAATGCTGGAAATGGTGGACGTCCCCTATGTGGGTTCCGGCATTGCCGCCAGTGCCATTGGCATGGACAAGCACTTCATGAAGGTGGTCTTCGAGGCGGCTGGATTCAAAGTGGGCCCCTATGTTGTCATCCATGACAAGCAATGGGAACGCGACCAGGATGCCTGCCTGGAATCGGTGAGAAGCCTGGAATACCCGCTATTCGTCAAGCCGGCCCGCGCGGGATCTTCCGTGGGCATCAGCCGGGTGGATACACCCGATGGACTTGTTGCCGCCATTGAGGCGGCACGCATCCACGATCCAAAGGTGATTGTGGAAGCCGGCATCGTGGGACGTGAAATCGAGTGCGGTGTCCTTGAGGGACGCGGCTCGCTGCCGCCACGTGCATCTATGCCCGGCGAGATCGTGGTGGACAATGCCGGCCACACCTTCTACGACTTTGATGCCAAATACGTGGACGGAGCTGCCGCGCAGCTCAGCTGCCCCGCGGTCCTTGATGCAGCAGCCACGGAGGAAGTGCGGCGGCTGGCAGCCGACGCCTTCGACGCCGTGAATGCCGAGGGCCTGTCTCGTGTTGATTTCTTCTACACGCCAGAGGGCAAATGGATCATCAACGAGATCAACACCATGCCCGGCTTCACCCCGTCAAGCATGTACCCGCACATGTGGTCCAAAACCGGATTGGGCTACGCGGAACTCATTGACGAATTGATCCACCTGGGACTGAACCGGAAAACGGGTCTTCGCTAG
- a CDS encoding LCP family protein has translation MTHLNGSFEDAGYESPQKKKRTGLMILLGAVSLVLIALLVAGGYLFSLARSFDNNTTKLTDAFPEETLRPQKAEAAKDAVNILLLGNDTRAKDQGEENFASLPNGGRSDTMMLVHIPANREGVYVTSIMRDTWLDIPGHGKAKVNAAFAYGGVALAVQTLEGLLDTRIDHVASIDFEGFKGLTDALGGVQINNPIAFKQNLKNGFVFPKGVQTLDGDQALAFVRERYAFKDGDYQRVRNQQLYVKAVMSTLMSKETLTDPAKISETVKEFAPYVAVDETLDAVKVAKLGATMANVRSNDMHFFTLPNKGTGRSADGQSIVIPDMAVISDFADALKQDKVGQFVEDNGL, from the coding sequence ATGACACATTTGAACGGGTCCTTCGAGGACGCAGGCTACGAATCACCACAAAAGAAGAAACGCACCGGGCTGATGATATTGCTGGGTGCAGTATCTCTGGTCCTTATTGCACTTCTGGTAGCCGGGGGGTACCTGTTCTCGCTTGCTCGCAGCTTTGACAACAACACCACCAAGCTCACGGACGCATTTCCGGAGGAAACCCTGCGCCCGCAAAAGGCGGAGGCTGCCAAGGACGCGGTCAACATCCTGCTCCTGGGAAACGACACCCGGGCCAAGGACCAAGGCGAAGAGAACTTTGCCTCGCTGCCCAACGGCGGCCGTTCCGACACCATGATGCTTGTCCACATCCCGGCGAACCGCGAGGGTGTTTACGTCACCTCGATCATGCGCGATACCTGGTTGGATATTCCGGGCCACGGCAAGGCAAAAGTGAATGCCGCCTTTGCCTACGGCGGAGTGGCACTGGCCGTGCAAACACTTGAAGGCCTGTTGGACACGCGTATTGACCACGTGGCTTCCATCGATTTCGAAGGATTCAAGGGACTGACCGATGCGCTCGGTGGAGTCCAGATCAATAACCCGATCGCCTTTAAGCAGAACCTCAAGAACGGATTCGTGTTCCCCAAGGGAGTGCAGACGCTCGATGGTGACCAGGCATTGGCATTCGTCCGTGAACGCTACGCATTCAAGGACGGCGACTACCAGCGCGTGCGCAACCAGCAGCTTTACGTCAAGGCAGTCATGAGCACATTGATGTCCAAGGAAACCCTGACGGACCCCGCCAAGATCTCCGAGACGGTCAAGGAATTCGCACCATATGTCGCAGTCGACGAGACCCTCGACGCCGTCAAGGTCGCCAAGCTTGGCGCCACCATGGCCAACGTCCGCTCCAACGACATGCACTTCTTCACGCTCCCCAACAAGGGGACGGGGCGTTCCGCCGACGGCCAGTCCATCGTGATTCCCGACATGGCAGTGATTTCGGACTTTGCAGACGCCTTGAAGCAAGACAAGGTGGGACAATTTGTAGAGGACAACGGTCTCTAA
- a CDS encoding DAK2 domain-containing protein, giving the protein MNQKIHANSKAMSTWLERMVKSLGNHSDRLNAINIFPVADGDTGSNLYLTARSAHDAISKLETENIGELLTMASRAAMESARGNSGTLLAVFLAGLAEPLCGVERMTAPALATALERGKVRAWSALSDPVSGTMLSVMEVVASTARSTHRASALEPESKAALVELLDALCVAAEAAVVATENELGALHDAKIVDAGAVGMLIILDELRGSLLGHIIDPDEYSNLHGYDIQDPHIHQDVSTETGVEVMCTISLDALGAATLRGQLDTIGDSVIMSPVNPTEDGYRWRVHVHVPEAESALEVIRSLGSPVNVSVTDLCTHDG; this is encoded by the coding sequence ATGAACCAAAAAATCCATGCCAATTCCAAGGCCATGTCAACGTGGCTTGAGCGAATGGTCAAGAGCCTGGGAAACCACAGCGACCGCCTGAACGCGATCAATATCTTCCCGGTGGCGGACGGTGACACCGGCAGCAACCTCTACCTGACCGCACGCAGCGCCCATGACGCGATTTCCAAGTTGGAAACCGAGAACATTGGTGAGCTTCTCACCATGGCATCGCGCGCCGCCATGGAATCGGCCCGTGGAAACTCGGGAACACTGCTGGCAGTCTTCCTGGCGGGCCTGGCCGAGCCCCTGTGCGGAGTGGAACGTATGACCGCCCCGGCCTTGGCCACGGCACTGGAGCGCGGCAAGGTCAGGGCCTGGTCTGCCCTGAGCGACCCGGTCTCCGGAACCATGCTCTCGGTCATGGAAGTTGTCGCTTCCACGGCCCGGTCCACCCACCGAGCCAGCGCATTGGAGCCGGAAAGCAAGGCGGCACTCGTTGAACTGCTCGATGCCCTGTGCGTCGCGGCGGAAGCTGCCGTGGTGGCCACGGAGAACGAACTCGGGGCACTGCACGACGCCAAGATCGTCGATGCCGGTGCCGTGGGCATGCTGATCATCCTGGACGAACTTCGAGGTTCCCTTCTGGGACACATCATCGACCCCGACGAATACTCAAACCTCCACGGCTACGACATCCAGGACCCCCACATCCACCAGGACGTCTCCACGGAAACCGGCGTCGAAGTCATGTGCACCATCAGCCTCGATGCCCTGGGTGCGGCCACCTTGCGCGGGCAGCTGGACACCATTGGCGACTCCGTCATCATGAGCCCGGTCAACCCCACTGAAGACGGCTACCGCTGGCGCGTCCACGTCCACGTACCCGAAGCCGAGAGCGCTCTGGAAGTCATCCGAAGCCTGGGTTCTCCGGTCAACGTCTCGGTGACCGACCTTTGCACGCATGACGGATGA
- the murA gene encoding UDP-N-acetylglucosamine 1-carboxyvinyltransferase — translation MAKVLTIHGGVPLKGKVTVRGAKNLVPKAMVAALLGDSPSVLRNVPEIKDVAVVTSLLKIHGVTVTKDEATGDLTMDPSGTKTATSNEIDTHAGDSRIPILFCGPLLHSLGEALIPNLGGCKIGDRPIDFHLDVLRHFGAEIDKAGPLGTSIRAPHGLTGAKISLPYPSVGATEQVLLTAVRAKGTTEVENAAIEPEILDLISLLQKMGAIITVGRDRVIRIIGVESLSGYNHKALPDRNESASWASAALVTKGDIYVEGAAQRDLTAFLHTYRQIGGEFEVTDGGIRFFHPGGELKPLILETDVHPGFMTDWQQPLVVALTQATGVSIIHETVYENRFGFTSALVEMGARVQLHSECLGAIPCRFGQRNFQHSAVITGPTPLVGADIDIPDLRGGFSHLIAALAAEGTSHVTGIELINRGYEKFMDKLTDLGARVEMNEIA, via the coding sequence ATGGCGAAAGTCCTAACGATTCATGGTGGCGTGCCACTCAAGGGAAAAGTGACCGTCAGGGGTGCCAAGAACCTGGTTCCCAAGGCCATGGTTGCGGCTCTTTTGGGGGATTCACCCTCTGTCTTGCGAAACGTCCCGGAAATCAAGGACGTTGCCGTTGTCACGAGCCTTCTGAAGATCCATGGTGTCACCGTGACCAAGGACGAGGCCACGGGCGACCTGACCATGGATCCCAGCGGCACCAAGACCGCCACGAGCAATGAGATCGATACCCATGCCGGGGATTCCCGCATCCCGATCCTTTTCTGCGGACCCTTGCTCCACAGCCTGGGCGAGGCACTGATCCCCAACCTTGGCGGTTGCAAGATCGGCGACCGGCCCATTGACTTCCACCTTGACGTGCTGCGCCACTTCGGTGCCGAGATCGACAAGGCCGGCCCGCTGGGCACCAGCATCCGGGCCCCGCACGGGCTGACGGGTGCCAAGATCTCCCTGCCGTACCCGAGCGTTGGCGCGACCGAACAGGTGCTGCTGACCGCCGTGCGTGCCAAGGGCACCACCGAGGTTGAGAACGCGGCCATTGAGCCGGAGATCCTTGACTTGATTTCTTTGCTCCAGAAAATGGGCGCAATAATCACGGTGGGCCGCGACCGGGTCATTCGCATCATCGGTGTCGAAAGCCTCAGCGGCTACAACCACAAAGCCCTGCCGGACCGCAACGAGTCCGCTTCCTGGGCCTCGGCCGCATTGGTCACCAAAGGTGACATCTACGTCGAAGGCGCGGCCCAGCGTGACCTGACCGCCTTCCTTCACACCTACCGCCAGATCGGTGGCGAGTTCGAGGTCACCGACGGCGGCATCCGATTCTTCCACCCGGGTGGGGAGCTCAAGCCCCTCATCCTTGAAACCGACGTGCACCCGGGCTTCATGACCGACTGGCAGCAGCCGCTGGTTGTGGCGCTGACCCAGGCCACCGGCGTTTCCATCATCCACGAAACCGTGTACGAAAACCGTTTCGGCTTCACCAGCGCCTTGGTGGAAATGGGTGCCCGCGTCCAGCTGCACAGCGAATGCCTCGGGGCGATCCCGTGCCGTTTCGGCCAGCGCAACTTCCAGCACTCCGCCGTGATCACCGGGCCGACCCCGCTGGTTGGCGCAGACATTGACATCCCGGACCTGCGCGGCGGATTCTCACACCTGATTGCTGCACTCGCGGCCGAAGGCACGAGCCACGTCACCGGGATCGAACTGATCAACCGCGGCTACGAAAAGTTCATGGACAAGCTCACTGACTTGGGTGCGCGCGTCGAGATGAATGAAATCGCCTGA